GGGTCGACCCCGCGATCGAGGCCCGGCAGGCGGAGCGGCTCGCCCGGCTGCGGGCCGAACGGGACCAGGGGGCGGTGGACACCGCGCTGGACGCCCTGAAGAAGGCGGCCGAGGGGGAGGACAACGTCCTCTATCCGATGAAGGAGGCGCTGCGGGCGCGCGCGACCGTGGGGGAGGTGTGCGGGGCGCTGCGCGAGGTGTGGGGGGCGTACGTACCGTCCGACGCGTTCTGAGCACCTGCGCCGTAGGCGCTGTCGGCCCCCCGTGCGACACTCCTTGCCATGTTCGGCGTCATCGATCTCCCCACCTATCTGGCCGGTCTCGTCCTGATCGTCCTGCTGCCCGGTCCCAACTCCCTCTACGTGCTGTCGGTGGCCGCCCGGCGCGGGGTCCGGGCCGGCTACACGGCCGCTGCCGGCGTCTGGTGCGGCGACACCGTGCTGATGACGCTGTCCGCCGCCGGGGTCGCCTCGCTGCTCCAGGCCAACGCCGTGCTGTTCGGCATCGTGAAGTACGCCGGTGCCGGCTATCTGACCTGGCTGGCGATCGGGATGCTGCGGGCCGCCCGGGAGATGTGGCGGACGCGGCGGGAGCGGGTGCTGGAGAACGCGGCGAGCGAGGAGGACACGGCGGCCGCCGTCGAGCGGCCGCTGCGCCGGGCCTTCGTCGTCAGCCTCTTCAACCCCAAGGCCATCCTGTTCTTCGTGGCCTTCTTCGTGCAGTTCGTGGACCCGGGCTACGCCTATCCGGCGCTGTCCTTCGTCGTCCTCGGCGCCTTCGCGCAGCTCGCCAGCGTCCTGTACCTGAGCGCCCTGATATTCGGCGGCACCCGCCTCGCCGCCGCCTTCCGCCGCCGCAAGCGCCTGTCGGCGACGGCCACCTCGGCGGCGGGCGCCCTGTTCCTCGGCTTCGCGGTGAAGCTCTCGCTGGCCAGTACGTGACACCCGGTCCGCTGCCCGGCCGCCGGCTGACCGCCGCTGCGGCGCCCGTCGTTCGACGCCTCAGCGGAGCCCGACCCGGGTGAGGTACGCGTCCAGGCCCGTCTCCGTGTCGCCCGCCCAGCCGACGTAGCCGTCCGGGCGGATCAGGAACAGCCCGGGGCCGTACGAGGCGGGGGCGGCCGGGAGTGAGCGCACCCCCGGGGCGGTCGTCGTCGCGCCCAGCAGCGTCCAGTGCGGACCACGGAAGGCGTCGAACAGCCGGACGCCGGCCACCACGCCGTCCGGCGCCCGGCCGCCGGCCCGTACCCCGGCCGGAGCGGCGCGCCGCTCCTCGCTCAGCGACGACTCCGGATACCCCAGTGCGAGCTGCACCGTCGCCGCGCCCCGCCGCACCTGCCCGCGGTGCACGCCCGTCGACAGGCCCAGCACGGCCGCCGCGTTCGGGCGGCGCTCCTCCTCGTAGGTGTCCAGCAGCGCGCCGGACGCCCCGTCGCGCAGCACCGCGCCCAGCTTCCAGCCCAGGTTGTAGGCGTCCTGGACGCTGGTGTTCAGCCCCTGGCCGCCCGCCGGCGAGTGCACGTGCGCCGCGTCGCCCGCGAGGAGGACCCGGCCCACCCGGAAGCGGTCGGCTAGCGCGGCGCGCGGCCGGAAGTCCGACGCCCAGCGCAGCTCGGTGACGTCGTCCGCGTCGAGGTGCGTGTACGCCGCGACCAGCCTGCGCACGCCGTCGAGGGTCGGTTCGGGCTCGGTGCCCTCCGGCAGCTTCCCGGCGAGCTGGAACTCCTCGGTGCCGGCGAGCGGGCAGAGCATGAGGCCGGTGCCGTCGGCCCCCGGGAAGGCGTGCCAGTGCTCCCGGTCCAGGCCCCGCACCCGGACGTCCGCCACCACGAACGGGCTGGGGTCGACGCTCTCCCCGGTCATGCCGACGCCCACCGCACGCCGCACCACCGAGCGGCCGCCGTCCGCCGCCACCACGTACCGCGCCCGGACCGCCGTGCCGTCGGCGAACCGCACCTCGACGCCCTCGGGGTCCTGCTCCAGAGCGGTCACCTCGCGTCCGAAGGCGACCCGTCCGCCCAGTTCCACGAGTCGCGCGTGCAGGATCTCCTGGGTCCGCCACTGCGGCACCAGCAGCGGCTCGGTGTACGGCGCGCCCTCGTCGGCCGGCACGGGGTCGAACATCGGCTGCTCCCCGACGCGTTCGCCGTCCTTCCAGACCATCCGCACCGGGTAGGGGCCGCCGGCCGCGCGGAGCGCGTCCAGCACGCCCAGGTCGTCGAAGACCTCCTGGGTGCGCGGCTGGATCCCCTTGCCGCGTGAGCCCGGGAACAGCTCCGCCGCCCGCTCCACGACCAGGGCGTCCACCCCGCGCCTGGCCAGGTCGACGCCGAGGGCCAGGCCGGTGGGACCGGCTCCCACGATCAGGACATCACGCATGATTTCCCCTTAACGTTGTTAAGTGCCGTCGCCCGCAAGGCTGCCCTTAACGCTGTTAAGCTGTCAAGCGTGAGTACGGAACGACGCACCCCGCTGGACCGCGGACGGGTCGCGGACACGGCCCTGCGGCTGCTGAACGAGGTCGGCCTGGACGGCCTGACCCTGCGCGCCATCGCCAGGGAGCTGGACGTCAAGGCGCCCGCGCTGTACTGGCACTTCAAGGACAAGCAGGCGCTGCTCGACGAGATGGCGACGCTGATGTACCGGCGGATGGTCGCGGGGACGGCGCTCGATCCCGCGGACACCTGGGAGGAGCGGCTGCTCGCGGTCAACCGCGGGCTGCGCGCCGCCCTGCTCGGCTACCGCGACGGCGCCAGGGTCTTCAGCGGCTCACGCTTCACGGGCACGGACCACGGGCGCGAGATGGAGGCGCACCTGCGCGTCCTGACGGCGGCCGGGCTCACCCTGCCCCAGGCGGTCAACGCCGCCCGCACCGCCACCCTGTTCACCCTCGGGTTCGTCACCGAGGAGCAGGGCGTGCGGCCCCTCCCGGGGGAGCGCCGGGAGGGGTACGGCATCGAGGAGCGCGCCCGGCGGTTCGCGGAGTTCCCGCTCGCGGCCGAAGCGGGAAAGGTGCTTTTCGACGACTACGACGGGCAGTTCGAGGAGGGCCTCGCGCTGGTGGTCGCCGGTGTCCGGGCGCGCTACGGAATCACCTGACTCAGTCGTTCCGCTTTCCGTCTTTCGTCAGGGTGATTTCGCCTGTACGCCCGGTGTGCGGGGATTCTTCAGTGCCTTCCTCAGGCGCGGGCCGAATGGTTTCTCCACGAACCGGTGCATCAGATACGCGAGCAGCAGCATGCCCAGCACCGTCGCCCCGAGCGTCGGCCACGCGGGCAGGCCCAGGCCCCGGTGCAGCACCCTGATGGCGAACCAGCCCAGGTGCTCGTGGACCAGGTAGAACGGGTAGGTCAGCGCGCCGGCCGTGGCCAGCCAGGGCCAGTTCATCCGGCCGGTCCAGCCCAGCGCCACGGCCGCCACGGCGGCGAAGGCCAGCGTGACGACCAGCAGGATGACCAGCGGGTCGCGGACGAGGTCCCCGTGCGCGCCCGGGTGCCACAGCCCGCGCGTGGCGGTGCTCTGGCCGAGCAGCCAGGAAGCGGCCACGATGCCCCACAGCAGCAGGTCGCCGCCGAAGCGGTGGATCAGGTAGAGGGCGAGCCCGCCGACGAAGAACGGGGCGTACTCCGGCATCACGAGCTGGTCCGTCAGCTCGTTGCCCGAGGTGCGGCACACCGCCGCGGCCAGCGTCCACGCGCAGGCGAACAGCACCACCCGGCGGTAGGTGACCCCACGTGCGACGACGAACACGGCGAACAGCGCGTAGAAGCGGACCTCCGCCCACAGCGTCCAGCACACGCCCAGCACGCGCGGCGCGCCCATGGGCTGCTGGAGCATCGTCAGGTTGACCAGGAACTCGTCGGGGCGGACCGCGTGCACGACGGCGGGCAGGGCGAGCGCGGCGCCGGTGACCAGCACCAGCGCGACCCAGTAGGCGGGATAGAGGCGGGCGACCCGGGAGCGGGCGAAGTCGCCGAGCGTACGGCCCCAGCCGCTCATGCAGATCACGAAACCGCTGATGACGAAGAAGAACTGGACGCCCAGACAGCCGTACACGGCCACCTGGGACAGGCCCGGGAAGAGGTGCGCGGGCGACTGGTGCCAGGACGCCGACACCGTGCCGCCGCGCCCGGCGTAGTGGTAGAGGCAGACCATCAGGGCGGCCAGGAGTCGCAGGCCGTCCAGGGCGAGCAGCCGGCCCCGGGCCGGGCCGGGAGCGGCCGGGCCGGGCTCGCAGGCGTGGGCGGCGGGAGCGGCGGCCGTGTCCGGCGCGGCGGACGCCGGACCGGTGGCGAGGGCGGGAGAGGAAGCAGACATGGTGCCCGGCCCCTACCCGGGAAAAAGACGTACGGGTGAACGAAATCGGACGGCGTGGCGAAGGGTTGGACCGTCGACCAGTCCGCTTCCCGAAGACGGCGTACTTCCTCCGGGGCACCGAGCGTCGTGGCAGGTCACCCAGGAGGACGCCGCCCGGATCCGGACGGTGCTGTGCCGGTGCACGCCGCGGAGAGCGGGCCCCTGCCGGGGCCGCCCTCCGCAGCGGTGAGGAAGAGGTGACATCAGCGGCGCACGACCCGGCGCAGACCGCGCGCCTTGCGGGCCATCCGGCGGACCGTGGCGTTGCGCGGGATGAAGGAGAGCTGCGCGGGGATCCCGCCCGGCAGCGCGAGCGAGGTCAGGCGCTTGCGCTTGAAGTAGCGCAGGGTCCGCTGGTCGTGGTTGCCCGCGAGGTACCGCTCGGTCTCCGCGCGCAGCCCGGGCAGGATCTTGGGCTGCATCGCGAAGCCGACGGCACGCACCAGCGCGCCGAGCGCCTCGACGTCCGTGCCCCGGCGCTGCGCGGTGACCGCGGCCTCGTCGCCCAGCTCCGGCAGCAGCGCGTCCACCACGGTGACCGGGATCCGGTTGCTGTTCTCGAACGGCGTCAGCCGCTCGAGAAGCAGGTCGGTGCCGACCCGGGCGACGGGCAGGCCGTACAGGGCGGAGGCGGTGAGCAGGGCGGTGGAGAAGCAGCCGACGACCAGCGCCGGACGCATCCGCTGGTACAGCACCTCGGCGAGGACCGGGGTGTCCAGCACGGTCAGGTCCACCCCGAGCTTCTCGGCCTCCTGCTCCAGGGTGCGGGTGAAGCGGGCCGGCGCGGTGGGATGCGGCTTGAACACGACCGTACGGTGCCCGAGCCGGACGGCCCCCTCGAGCATCCGGACGTGCAGGTCCTCCTCCTGCTCGGCGGTGAGGATGTCCAGCGCGGACAGGTACTGGCCGAGCAGCAGCGCCGGCTCCTCCGCCTCGGGCAGGCCGTCGCCGAGGGGGGCGAGTTCGGCCAGCACCTTGGTGAAGGCCGCGGTGGGCACGATCTCCCCCGGGACGCCGAACTCGGTGAGCAGCAGCGGTTCGAGGCCCGGCACCAGGTCGAGGTGGAGCACCCGGTCCACCCGGGTGCCGACCAGCGGGTCGATCTTGTTCCGGGTGGGCCCGTAGCTCATCAGGCCGTCGGCGTAGACGGTGACCGGGGCGCCGGTGAAGATCTGGGCGAGCGCGAGCGAGGGGTTGACCTGGATCGATTCGACGGCCATCTCGACGTCGTCGTCGCCGAGGCGCCACTCGTGCCGCAAGTACCGCTCCCACAGCGGCAGGTCGTCCGGCCGGGGCGCCCAGCCGCCGGGGTGGAAGGGGAAGATCGCCTCGTTGTACGACAGCACGTCGTCGAACCGGTCGCGCAGCCGCTCGAAGCCGGGCATCACCTCCAGGCCCGGCGTGGTCTCCGGGGTGGCCGCGTTGTTGCAGACCAGCAGGATCCGGCGGTCGGCGGGACGGAAGCAGCCGGAGTCCAGGGCGGCGGCGAGCGTGGCCGTGCCGTACAGCGTCGACGCCTGGAAGATCTGGGTGGTCACGCGGCGACCCCCGCGGGGGCGGGCCGGCGGCGCAGCCGGCGCAGCCGGGTGGCGCGCTGGAGGTCCATGGAGTCCAGCGCCTCGTCCAGCACGTCCTGCGGCATGCGCCGCAGGGCCGCGGCGCTCAGGGATTTCAGCTTCTTCGCCACCGCCGGCTCGAACCTTTCGATGGATCCCAGGTGATGGGAAATGATGGCGCAATACGTGCGCACGGCCTTCGGCAGAAGAGCCCCGGCTTCCGGGTCCCCGGCGGTTTCCGCGACCACCTGGTCGAACGCGCGAATGAAATCGAGTTGCCGGACATCGCCGATCTGGGTGAGGGAGGAGGCGACTCCGCGCCGGTAGAACACACCGAGCAGGCTCACCGCGGCGAAGGATTCCGCCTCCCGGTGCAGTTTCCAGATCCACGGCCGGTCCTCGGCCGTGCGCAGCCCGTCCGTGAAGTGCAGCAGGCCCCGGTCCACCAGGCGGCGGTGGTAGATCCCCGCCCAGGCGTAGGCGTAGTCCACGGAGGTCGACCGGTCGGCGGGCAGGATCGCCGCGCGCGGGTCCAGCACCGTCTCGCGCCGGCCGACCGGCACCCGGTGCACGGTCCTGGCCCGTGCCGTGCACTGCACGTGGTCCGTGCGCAGGAAGTCGCAGCCCAGCTCGTCCATGGCCGCGACCAGCCGCGGGTAGTAGCCGGCGGCGAGCCAGTCGTCGCCGTCCAGGAACGTCAGGTACTGGCCCCGTGCCCGGTCGATACCGGTGTTCCGGGCCGTCGCCAGCCCCCCGTTCCGCTCGTGGCGGACGAGGACGGCGCCCGGCAGCTCGCGCTCCGCGCGCGCGAGGATCTCTGGTGTCCCGTCGCGCGAACAGTCGTCGACGAGAATGAATTCGAAGTCCTCACGCGCGTTCGCAGCGAGGCTCCTCAGGGTGTCGGGCGCGTATTGCCGCACGTTGTAGAACGGCACGATGACGGAGAGCTTGACCACGTCAGGGACGTTAGGGGGAAGCCCGTCATGTGTCTTGACGCTCTCCTTGATGCAAAGTGAACGACGCATGGCGAAGCTGTGAACCAGGTCTTTTTCCGGCGCGTTCCCGAGCCGATTCGCCATTCGGCGGTGTGCTGTTAACCGTTTGTTGCATTCGGGTTGGGCGGAACCTCGGAATGCCTTCCTAGCGTCTTCGGCGTGCCAGTCAGTGCAACGAAGTCCCTGCGGGTCGCCGTCCTCGCGGATTCCGACACCCGGTGGAAGTGGGGCGCGCTCACCGCGCAGCGCGTCACTCCCACGGGCGACGGTCTCCGGCTCGACGGCTACCTCCTGCGGGGCCGAGCCACCCCCACCGCCCGCCAGCTGACCGAAGTCGGCGTCCAGCCGGACTCGCTCCGCGAGGTCACCGGCGCCGAGTTCCTGCGCGTCATGGCCGAGGAGTCCTACGACGTCCTCGTCCTCGCCCTGGTCGGCGGCGGGGTGCAGGCGATGCTGCACGGGCTGCGGAACGCGTGGGGCGGCTCCGGCCGGCGTCCCGTCGTCGTCACCGGCTACGTCGGCGTCGTCTACGAGAAGCTCGCCGACGGACTGCTGCTGCGGCACGGCGCCGACCTCGTCCTCGCCAACTCCCGGGCCGACGCGGAGCGTTTCCGCGCCGTGTACGAGGGAGTGGGCGCCGACGCCACGGCCGTCACCG
Above is a genomic segment from Streptomyces collinus Tu 365 containing:
- the leuE gene encoding leucine efflux protein LeuE; protein product: MFGVIDLPTYLAGLVLIVLLPGPNSLYVLSVAARRGVRAGYTAAAGVWCGDTVLMTLSAAGVASLLQANAVLFGIVKYAGAGYLTWLAIGMLRAAREMWRTRRERVLENAASEEDTAAAVERPLRRAFVVSLFNPKAILFFVAFFVQFVDPGYAYPALSFVVLGAFAQLASVLYLSALIFGGTRLAAAFRRRKRLSATATSAAGALFLGFAVKLSLAST
- a CDS encoding FAD-dependent monooxygenase → MRDVLIVGAGPTGLALGVDLARRGVDALVVERAAELFPGSRGKGIQPRTQEVFDDLGVLDALRAAGGPYPVRMVWKDGERVGEQPMFDPVPADEGAPYTEPLLVPQWRTQEILHARLVELGGRVAFGREVTALEQDPEGVEVRFADGTAVRARYVVAADGGRSVVRRAVGVGMTGESVDPSPFVVADVRVRGLDREHWHAFPGADGTGLMLCPLAGTEEFQLAGKLPEGTEPEPTLDGVRRLVAAYTHLDADDVTELRWASDFRPRAALADRFRVGRVLLAGDAAHVHSPAGGQGLNTSVQDAYNLGWKLGAVLRDGASGALLDTYEEERRPNAAAVLGLSTGVHRGQVRRGAATVQLALGYPESSLSEERRAAPAGVRAGGRAPDGVVAGVRLFDAFRGPHWTLLGATTTAPGVRSLPAAPASYGPGLFLIRPDGYVGWAGDTETGLDAYLTRVGLR
- a CDS encoding TetR/AcrR family transcriptional regulator C-terminal domain-containing protein; translated protein: MSTERRTPLDRGRVADTALRLLNEVGLDGLTLRAIARELDVKAPALYWHFKDKQALLDEMATLMYRRMVAGTALDPADTWEERLLAVNRGLRAALLGYRDGARVFSGSRFTGTDHGREMEAHLRVLTAAGLTLPQAVNAARTATLFTLGFVTEEQGVRPLPGERREGYGIEERARRFAEFPLAAEAGKVLFDDYDGQFEEGLALVVAGVRARYGIT
- a CDS encoding acyltransferase family protein; this encodes MSASSPALATGPASAAPDTAAAPAAHACEPGPAAPGPARGRLLALDGLRLLAALMVCLYHYAGRGGTVSASWHQSPAHLFPGLSQVAVYGCLGVQFFFVISGFVICMSGWGRTLGDFARSRVARLYPAYWVALVLVTGAALALPAVVHAVRPDEFLVNLTMLQQPMGAPRVLGVCWTLWAEVRFYALFAVFVVARGVTYRRVVLFACAWTLAAAVCRTSGNELTDQLVMPEYAPFFVGGLALYLIHRFGGDLLLWGIVAASWLLGQSTATRGLWHPGAHGDLVRDPLVILLVVTLAFAAVAAVALGWTGRMNWPWLATAGALTYPFYLVHEHLGWFAIRVLHRGLGLPAWPTLGATVLGMLLLAYLMHRFVEKPFGPRLRKALKNPRTPGVQAKSP
- a CDS encoding alpha-2,8-polysialyltransferase family protein produces the protein MTTQIFQASTLYGTATLAAALDSGCFRPADRRILLVCNNAATPETTPGLEVMPGFERLRDRFDDVLSYNEAIFPFHPGGWAPRPDDLPLWERYLRHEWRLGDDDVEMAVESIQVNPSLALAQIFTGAPVTVYADGLMSYGPTRNKIDPLVGTRVDRVLHLDLVPGLEPLLLTEFGVPGEIVPTAAFTKVLAELAPLGDGLPEAEEPALLLGQYLSALDILTAEQEEDLHVRMLEGAVRLGHRTVVFKPHPTAPARFTRTLEQEAEKLGVDLTVLDTPVLAEVLYQRMRPALVVGCFSTALLTASALYGLPVARVGTDLLLERLTPFENSNRIPVTVVDALLPELGDEAAVTAQRRGTDVEALGALVRAVGFAMQPKILPGLRAETERYLAGNHDQRTLRYFKRKRLTSLALPGGIPAQLSFIPRNATVRRMARKARGLRRVVRR
- a CDS encoding glycosyltransferase family 2 protein; amino-acid sequence: MVKLSVIVPFYNVRQYAPDTLRSLAANAREDFEFILVDDCSRDGTPEILARAERELPGAVLVRHERNGGLATARNTGIDRARGQYLTFLDGDDWLAAGYYPRLVAAMDELGCDFLRTDHVQCTARARTVHRVPVGRRETVLDPRAAILPADRSTSVDYAYAWAGIYHRRLVDRGLLHFTDGLRTAEDRPWIWKLHREAESFAAVSLLGVFYRRGVASSLTQIGDVRQLDFIRAFDQVVAETAGDPEAGALLPKAVRTYCAIISHHLGSIERFEPAVAKKLKSLSAAALRRMPQDVLDEALDSMDLQRATRLRRLRRRPAPAGVAA